The Coffea arabica cultivar ET-39 chromosome 4e, Coffea Arabica ET-39 HiFi, whole genome shotgun sequence genome includes a window with the following:
- the LOC113741960 gene encoding laccase-1, translating to MGSFYHQIFVTLVLLLSIFLPCSLSSTTRRFEFNVKWKNVKRLCNTRPVLTVNGEYPGPTISVHEGDNVEVKVTNRVDMNTTLHWHGIRQLRTGWADGPAYVTQCPIGTGKSYTYRFTVVNQRGTLWWHAHLSWQRSTVNGAFIIYPRMPYPFSVPIQEEIPITFGEWFNSDVMAIEKDMMLTGVGPNASDAYTINGLPGPLYNCSLKDTFIKTVEHGKTYLLRIINAALNDELFFAVADHTLTVVEIDAVYTKPFTTKAIMIAPGQTTNVLLTANQKPDSTGMFVLAARPYLTSIFPFDNSTTIGFLKYKTTKSKETVELPLPPYTLPSNLPALQDTEFATEFANKLRSLGSPQYPCKVPKKVHKQVITTIGLNLQDCPPNKTCKGFRNQRFLASMNNQSFIRPPISILECHYKNLSMANLFSNFPEKPPVPFNYTGVNSLTENMNAEFGSKLVVVPYGTRLEIVLQDTNFLNPENHPIHVHGHNFFIVGCGFGNFDAEKDPLHYNLVDPPERNTVAVPIGGWAAIRIHADNPGVWFIHCHLEEHTTWGLAMGLVVQEGKNPSQCLIPPPDDLPPC from the exons ATGGGGAGTTTTTATCATCAAATTTTTGTTACACTTGTTCTTCTTCTAAGCATATTTCTACCATGTTCATTGTCATCAACCACCAGGCGTTTTGAATTTAAT GTCAAGTGGAAGAATGTAAAGCGTCTGTGCAACACAAGGCCAGTACTTACTGTTAACGGGGAATATCCAGGACCAACCATTAGTGTTCATGAAGGCGATAATGTTGAAGTAAAGGTTACTAATCGAGTTGATATGAACACCACTCTCCATTG GCATGGAATAAGGCAATTAAGGACAGGATGGGCAGATGGTCCAGCCTATGTTACACAATGCCCAATTGGAACTGGAAAATCTTACACTTACAGGTTCACCGTAGTCAATCAGAGGGGAACTCTTTGGTGGCATGCCCATCTCTCATGGCAACGTTCCACTGTTAATGGAGCTTTTATCATCTACCCTCGCATGCCTTATCCTTTCTCAGTTCCAATTCAAGAGGAGATTCCCATAACGTTTG GTGAGTGGTTCAATTCAGATGTGATGGCAATAGAAAAGGATATGATGCTAACCGGGGTTGGACCTAATGCTTCAGATGCTTACACGATCAATGGCTTGCCAGGGCCCTTGTATAATTGCTCTCTTAAAG ATACTTTCATCAAGACAGTCGAACATGGCAAAACATACTTGCTAAGGATCATCAATGCCGCCCTCAATGATGAGCTCTTCTTTGCTGTGGCTGACCATACTTTAACAGTCGTAGAAATCGATGCAGTTTACACAAAACCCTTTACAACAAAAGCTATCATGATCGCCCCCGGACAGACCACCAATGTGCTGCTCACTGCGAATCAAAAGCCAGATTCCACCGGCATGTTTGTCTTGGCAGCAAGACCTTATCTAACTTCAATTTTCCCCTTCGACAATTCCACCACAATTGGTTTCCTGAAGTACAAAACCACAAAGTCAAAAGAAACAGTTGAGCTCCCATTGCCACCTTACACTTTACCAAGCAACCTCCCTGCATTGCAAGATACTGAATTTGCAACGGAATTCGCCAACAAGCTTCGAAGCCTCGGATCTCCTCAGTACCCTTGTAAAGTGCCCAAGAAAGTCCATAAGCAAGTGATCACAACCATAGGTCTCAATCTTCAAGACTGCCCTCCTAATAAAACTTGCAAAGGATTTAGAAACCAGAGGTTCTTAGCATCGATGAACAACCAATCATTCATTCGCCCTCCCATATCCATCCTGGAATGCCATTACAAGAACCTCAGTATGGCTAACCTGTTCTCCAATTTCCCCGAAAAGCCACCCGTTCCTTTTAACTACACAGGAGTTAACTCTTTAACTGAAAACATGAATGCTGAATTTGGCAGTAAGCTGGTGGTGGTACCATATGGCACGAGGCTAGAAATTGTGCTGCAAGATACCAATTTCTTGAACCCGGAGAACCATCCAATCCATGTTCATGGGCACAACTTTTTCATCGTGGGATGCGGATTTGGAAATTTCGATGCTGAAAAAGATCCATTGCATTACAATCTTGTGGATCCTCCGGAGAGGAATACGGTGGCGGTTCCAATAGGAGGATGGGCAGCAATCAGAATCCATGCAGATAATCCAGGGGTATGGTTCATACATTGCCATCTCGAGGAACATACGACATGGGGTCTAGCCATGGGTCTTGTTGTACAGGAGGGTAAAAACCCTTCACAATGTTTGATTCCTCCACCTGATGACCTTCCTCCCTGCTGA
- the LOC113742025 gene encoding uncharacterized GPI-anchored protein At4g28100, whose translation MFRSYFLLLFTFLFLSIYPPKFPALPQLPNPDPAPVETQPLALPTPSPPATIPAFPEESNVDGCPLDLPDDLFSGVKSACGSGANHHHGMPDPNSYSGQLHRTRCCPVLAAWLYAAYSATALQRATGIDKTTTPQTASAREVDMPLLPDDSETCVDSLEKALGNKGVNLAKPNETCDFVYCYCGIRLHPLSCPEAFYVNSLGKLVGGESVKKLEEDCSSSSSLNGYAGIAGCSKCLNTLYLLNEDKVGNASTLEDRTSKMHNKDCELMGLTWLLHKNRAAYLHTVSAVLRALMLSTEGTYPQSCTLNSDGMPLAVDSSEINDQSSSTLLHKSLCLYFLLLSLLSIMVVM comes from the exons ATGTTCCGAAGCTACTTTCTCCTCCTCTTCACATTCCTCTTCTTATCCATCTACCCACCCAAATTCCCCGCTCTGCCCCAATTACCCAACCCCGACCCGGCTCCTGTCGAAACCCAACCTTTGGCTCTCCCCACCCCATCTCCTCCCGCCACAATTCCCGCCTTCCCGGAAGAGTCCAACGTCGACGGGTGCCCGTTGGACCTCCCAGACGACCTCTTCTCCGGGGTAAAATCGGCATGCGGATCCGGGGCAAACCACCACCACGGCATGCCCGACCCGAATTCCTACTCGGGTCAGCTCCACCGTACGAGGTGCTGCCCGGTTCTTGCGGCCTGGCTCTACGCAGCTTACTCCGCAACAGCACTTCAGAGGGCCACCGGCATTGACAAGACCACCACCCCTCAAACGGCGTCGGCCCGTGAGGTTGATATGCCACTCCTCCCGGACGACTCAGAAACCTGCGTGGACAGCCTTGAAAAGGCATTGGGGAACAAAGGGGTAAATTTGGCAAAGCCTAATGAGACCTGCGATTTTGTCTACTGTTATTGTGGAATCAGGCTGCATCCCTTGAGCTGCCCCGAGGCTTTTTATGTAAATTCGCTTGGGAAGCTAGTTGGTGGTGAAAGTGTGAAGAAGCTGGAAGAAGATTGTTCAAGCAGCAGCAGTCTTAACGGCTATGCTGGGATTGCTGGCTGCTCAAAGTGCTTAAACACTCTTTATCTG CTGAATGAAGACAAAGTCGGAAACGCAAGCACGTTGGAAGACAGGACAAGCAAGATGCACAACAAGGATTGCGAGCTTATGGGTCTCACATGGCTTCTCCACAAGAACAGAGCTGCTTACCTCCATACAGTTTCTGCTGTTTTGAGAGCCCTCATGTTGAGCACCGAGGGGACTTATCCACAATCCTGCACTCTCAACAGCGATGGCATGCCTCTTGCTGTCGATTCTTCGGAAATCAATGATCAATCTTCGTCGACACTTCTGCATAAATCCTTGTGCCTGTACTTCCTTCTGCTCTCTTTGTTATCCATCATGGTTGTTATGTGA
- the LOC140005690 gene encoding multicopper oxidase LPR1 homolog 1-like isoform X1 encodes MVIKFLTIVVVTMITYTDTIIIQGSSMGSSKVLISPKVISLLSLFMVLSIIGAAEARPPPVTEATLHQIAASLQMYVDELPQIPKLLGCTPSYGAPKPGKLTIGMYKTTWKFHRDFPPTTVFAYGTSAATATVPGPQIEAIQGVPTYVTWLNYLPDHHILPWDPTIATAIPKNGGVPTVVHLHGGIHPPQSDGNALAWFTANFRENGPKWTQSTYMYPNVQHAGNLWYHDHALGLTRVNLLAGLIAPFVIKDPALEAKLNLPSGPEFDRHLMIFDRSFYMDGSLYMNYTGDNPTIHPQWQPEYFGDAMIVNGKAWPCLKVQPRKYRFRIINTSNARYLSLSLTNGLEFIIVGSDTSYLPSPVTSSNILIAPAEIFDVVVDFSLAKASEIMLTNDAPYPYPNGTSPDQLTSKVMKFIIKPEAPVPYDKSSVPQGLKTYATSSITEATTKRYIVMYEYQSSTGNPTHLLINGKRLVDPATETPKSGSTEVWEVINLTGDNHPLHLHLAEFQAIKVQQLVDLAGFTTCMKVKNDAIACNVTSHATGSLLDIPAYEKTWKNVVKIEPGYQTTVVVKFNLVENDVPYPFDATVEPNYLYHCHILDHEDNEMIRPLKLVK; translated from the exons ATGGTGATCAAATTTTTGACCATTGTCGTCGTGACAATGATCACATATACTGACACGATTATCATCCAAG GATCTTCAATGGGCTCCTCGAAGGTTTTAATTTCTCCAAAAGTGATCAGTTTATTAAGCTTGTTTATGGTCTTGAGCATCATCGGTGCCGCAGAAGCACGACCTCCACCAGTAACGGAAGCAACGCTTCATCAGATAGCTGCTTCTTTGCAAATGTACGTGGATGAACTTCCACAAATTCCTAAGCTACTGGGCTGCACCCCTAGTTACGGTGCACCAAAACCAGGAAAACTGACTATTGGAATGTACAAAACCACTTGG aaatttcatcgtgatttTCCCCCAACAACTGTCTTTGCTTATGGAACATCGGCAGCAACAGCAACGGTTCCAGGTCCACAAATAGAGGCCATCCAAGGAGTACCAACTTATGTCACCTGGCTAAATTATCTACCTGATCATCACATACTTCCCTGGGATCCTACGATCGCGACTGCCATACCCAAAAATGGAGGTGTCCCTACCGTGGTCCATCTTCACGGAGGAATCCACCCACCGCAAAGCGACGGCAACGCTCTAGCATGGTTTACGGCCAATTTTCGCGAGAACGGACCCAAATGGACCCAATCAACATACATGTACCCTAACGTACAACATGCTGGAAATTTATGGTACCATGATCATGCCCTTGGTTTAACTCGTGTTAACCTCCTAGCCGGCCTAATTGCACCTTTTGTTATCAAGGATCCAGCCTTAGAAGCTAAATTAAACCTTCCTTCCGGCCCTGAATTCGACCGACATCTCATGATCTTCGATCGTAGCTTCTACATGGACGGATCATTGTACATGAATTACACTGGTGACAATCCTACAATCCACCCCCAGTGGCAACCAGAATACTTTGGTGATGCAATGATTGTTAATGGTAAGGCGTGGCCGTGCCTCAAGGTACAACCGAGAAAGTATAGATTTCGGATAATCAACACCTCCAATGCCAGATATCTCAGTCTCTCCTTGACAAATGGCCTCGAATTTATCATTGTCGGCTCCGATACATCATATCTTCCATCTCCTGTGACCTCATCGAACATTCTCATAGCACCAGCTGAGATTTTTGATGTTGTGGTTGACTTTTCATTGGCAAAGGCTAGCGAAATCATGTTGACTAATGATGCTCCTTACCCCTATCCCAACGGTACTTCTCCGGATCAACTTACTAGCAAGGTTATGAAGTTTATTATCAAGCCAGAGGCTCCAGTTCCTTATGATAAATCAAGTGTTCCACAAGGTCTAAAAACTTATGCTACCAGTTCAATCACTGAAGCAACAACTAAGAGGTACATAGTCATGTATGAGTACCAGAGCTCCACAGGGAACCCTACACACCTATTAATAAATGGCAAGAGATTAGTAGACCCTGCGACAGAAACACCAAAATCTGGAAGTACTGAGGTGTGGGAGGTGATAAACTTGACTGGGGATAATCATCCTCTGCATCTTCATTTGGCTGAGTTTCAAGCAATTAAAGTACAGCAATTGGTGGATTTGGCTGGATTTACAACATGCATGAAGGTGAAAAATGATGCTATTGCCTGCAATGTGACATCCCATGCCACAGGAAGTTTGCTGGATATTCCAGCGTATGAGAAAACATGGAAAAATGTGGTCAAGATTGAACCTGGCTACCAAACTACGGTGGTGGTTAAGTTTAATCTGGTGGAAAATGACGTACCTTATCCTTTTGATGCCACTGTAGAACCCAATTATCTGTACCATTGCCAT ATTCTTGATCATGAAGATAATGAGATGATTCGCCCACTGAAGCTAGTGAAATAA
- the LOC140005690 gene encoding multicopper oxidase LPR1 homolog 1-like isoform X2, producing the protein MGSSKVLISPKVISLLSLFMVLSIIGAAEARPPPVTEATLHQIAASLQMYVDELPQIPKLLGCTPSYGAPKPGKLTIGMYKTTWKFHRDFPPTTVFAYGTSAATATVPGPQIEAIQGVPTYVTWLNYLPDHHILPWDPTIATAIPKNGGVPTVVHLHGGIHPPQSDGNALAWFTANFRENGPKWTQSTYMYPNVQHAGNLWYHDHALGLTRVNLLAGLIAPFVIKDPALEAKLNLPSGPEFDRHLMIFDRSFYMDGSLYMNYTGDNPTIHPQWQPEYFGDAMIVNGKAWPCLKVQPRKYRFRIINTSNARYLSLSLTNGLEFIIVGSDTSYLPSPVTSSNILIAPAEIFDVVVDFSLAKASEIMLTNDAPYPYPNGTSPDQLTSKVMKFIIKPEAPVPYDKSSVPQGLKTYATSSITEATTKRYIVMYEYQSSTGNPTHLLINGKRLVDPATETPKSGSTEVWEVINLTGDNHPLHLHLAEFQAIKVQQLVDLAGFTTCMKVKNDAIACNVTSHATGSLLDIPAYEKTWKNVVKIEPGYQTTVVVKFNLVENDVPYPFDATVEPNYLYHCHILDHEDNEMIRPLKLVK; encoded by the exons ATGGGCTCCTCGAAGGTTTTAATTTCTCCAAAAGTGATCAGTTTATTAAGCTTGTTTATGGTCTTGAGCATCATCGGTGCCGCAGAAGCACGACCTCCACCAGTAACGGAAGCAACGCTTCATCAGATAGCTGCTTCTTTGCAAATGTACGTGGATGAACTTCCACAAATTCCTAAGCTACTGGGCTGCACCCCTAGTTACGGTGCACCAAAACCAGGAAAACTGACTATTGGAATGTACAAAACCACTTGG aaatttcatcgtgatttTCCCCCAACAACTGTCTTTGCTTATGGAACATCGGCAGCAACAGCAACGGTTCCAGGTCCACAAATAGAGGCCATCCAAGGAGTACCAACTTATGTCACCTGGCTAAATTATCTACCTGATCATCACATACTTCCCTGGGATCCTACGATCGCGACTGCCATACCCAAAAATGGAGGTGTCCCTACCGTGGTCCATCTTCACGGAGGAATCCACCCACCGCAAAGCGACGGCAACGCTCTAGCATGGTTTACGGCCAATTTTCGCGAGAACGGACCCAAATGGACCCAATCAACATACATGTACCCTAACGTACAACATGCTGGAAATTTATGGTACCATGATCATGCCCTTGGTTTAACTCGTGTTAACCTCCTAGCCGGCCTAATTGCACCTTTTGTTATCAAGGATCCAGCCTTAGAAGCTAAATTAAACCTTCCTTCCGGCCCTGAATTCGACCGACATCTCATGATCTTCGATCGTAGCTTCTACATGGACGGATCATTGTACATGAATTACACTGGTGACAATCCTACAATCCACCCCCAGTGGCAACCAGAATACTTTGGTGATGCAATGATTGTTAATGGTAAGGCGTGGCCGTGCCTCAAGGTACAACCGAGAAAGTATAGATTTCGGATAATCAACACCTCCAATGCCAGATATCTCAGTCTCTCCTTGACAAATGGCCTCGAATTTATCATTGTCGGCTCCGATACATCATATCTTCCATCTCCTGTGACCTCATCGAACATTCTCATAGCACCAGCTGAGATTTTTGATGTTGTGGTTGACTTTTCATTGGCAAAGGCTAGCGAAATCATGTTGACTAATGATGCTCCTTACCCCTATCCCAACGGTACTTCTCCGGATCAACTTACTAGCAAGGTTATGAAGTTTATTATCAAGCCAGAGGCTCCAGTTCCTTATGATAAATCAAGTGTTCCACAAGGTCTAAAAACTTATGCTACCAGTTCAATCACTGAAGCAACAACTAAGAGGTACATAGTCATGTATGAGTACCAGAGCTCCACAGGGAACCCTACACACCTATTAATAAATGGCAAGAGATTAGTAGACCCTGCGACAGAAACACCAAAATCTGGAAGTACTGAGGTGTGGGAGGTGATAAACTTGACTGGGGATAATCATCCTCTGCATCTTCATTTGGCTGAGTTTCAAGCAATTAAAGTACAGCAATTGGTGGATTTGGCTGGATTTACAACATGCATGAAGGTGAAAAATGATGCTATTGCCTGCAATGTGACATCCCATGCCACAGGAAGTTTGCTGGATATTCCAGCGTATGAGAAAACATGGAAAAATGTGGTCAAGATTGAACCTGGCTACCAAACTACGGTGGTGGTTAAGTTTAATCTGGTGGAAAATGACGTACCTTATCCTTTTGATGCCACTGTAGAACCCAATTATCTGTACCATTGCCAT ATTCTTGATCATGAAGATAATGAGATGATTCGCCCACTGAAGCTAGTGAAATAA
- the LOC113742486 gene encoding protein MOTHER of FT and TFL1, whose amino-acid sequence MAVNSDPLVVFRFIGDVVEMFEPSVSMSLYFDDKNVTNGSDVKPSLAASAPLVTIGGEPGKFYTLVMIDPDDPSPSEPTLREWAHWIVTDIPGGSIASQGETLQYLVLVAQPIHDKCI is encoded by the exons ATGGCTGTCAACTCTGATCCCCTGGTCGTCTTCCGATTCATCGGTGATGTGGTTGAGATGTTTGAGCCATCAGTGAGCATGTCTCTTTACTTTGATGACAAGAATGTCACCAATGGCTCTGATGTCAAGCCATCTCTTGCTGCTTCTGCTCCTCTAGTCACCATCGGTGGAGAACCTGGTAAATTCTACACTTTG GTGATGATAGATCCCGATGACCCTAGTCCAAGCGAGCCAACCCTGAGAGAGTGGGCGCACTG GATTGTAACTGACATCCCAGGCGGCAGTATTGCTTCTCAAGGTGAAACTCTGCAATATCTAGTCTTAGTAGCACAACCTATACATGATAAATGCATCTGA